From a single Methylosinus sp. H3A genomic region:
- a CDS encoding MBL fold metallo-hydrolase yields MTFDNAPPGALLRVSPLTRRIVAPNPGVFTYTGTCSYIIGEGELAIVDPGPAEASHIEALLAAIGGETLRYLLVTHTHRDHSPAARILQDKTGATIAGCAAYAPPPDLSVTGPGLDASHDRAYAPDVTLADGECLAFGGLTIEAVATPGHTTNHLCFALAEEATLFTGDHVMGWATTVIAPPDGSMREYFASLERLRGRDDRLYWPAHGGPVKEPQRYLRALLHHRRQREAAILERLEAGDETIVAIVARIYEGFDARLQRAAALSVFAHLEDLVERGLVRADGPATLEARYFKCGE; encoded by the coding sequence CATCGTCGCGCCCAATCCCGGCGTCTTCACCTATACGGGCACATGCAGCTACATCATCGGCGAAGGCGAGCTGGCGATCGTCGACCCCGGTCCTGCGGAGGCCTCGCATATCGAGGCTCTGCTCGCCGCGATCGGGGGAGAGACGCTGCGCTATCTGCTCGTCACCCACACGCACCGCGACCATTCGCCGGCGGCGCGCATTCTGCAAGACAAGACCGGCGCGACGATCGCCGGTTGCGCGGCCTATGCGCCGCCGCCCGATCTTTCGGTCACTGGGCCGGGCCTCGACGCCTCGCATGACCGCGCCTATGCGCCGGACGTCACGCTCGCCGACGGCGAATGCCTCGCCTTCGGCGGCCTGACGATCGAGGCGGTCGCGACGCCGGGGCATACGACGAACCATCTCTGCTTCGCGCTCGCCGAGGAAGCCACGCTCTTCACGGGCGATCATGTGATGGGCTGGGCGACGACTGTGATCGCCCCGCCGGACGGCTCCATGCGCGAATATTTCGCCTCCTTGGAAAGGCTGCGCGGGCGCGACGACCGCCTCTATTGGCCCGCCCATGGCGGTCCGGTGAAGGAGCCGCAACGCTATCTACGCGCCCTGCTCCACCATCGCCGGCAGCGCGAGGCGGCGATCCTGGAGCGGCTCGAGGCCGGCGACGAGACGATCGTCGCCATCGTCGCGCGCATCTATGAAGGTTTCGACGCCCGCCTGCAGAGAGCGGCGGCGCTCTCTGTCTTCGCCCATCTCGAGGATCTCGTCGAGCGCGGCCTCGTCCGCGCCGACGGGCCGGCGACGCTGGAGGCGCGGTATTTCAAGTGTGGGGAGTAG
- a CDS encoding dihydroorotase: protein MPTHAPLLFVNARLVDPASGVETRGGLLVRDGKIADLGPALKPDAAPQSARIVDCAGDVLAPGLIDMQAFVGEPGAEHRETIATATAAAAAGGVTTIVATPGTSPPVDDPAVVDFVLRRARDTGRVRVLPMAALTKGREGREISEFGLLREAGAIAFCDGKRSLRNAQTMRRAMTYARDFDALIIHFPEDRDLVGEGVMNDGELAIRLGLAGVPREAEAIIVDRDLRLAALTGARYHASIVANGLSLAALETAKASGLRVSCGTTINHLTLNENDIGDYRTFLKLRPPLRHEDERRLLVEAVASGLIDVIVSDHDPQDVETKRLPFAEAEAGAVGLETMLAAGLRLVHSGDVPLATLLRAMSTRPAEILRLEQGRLAKGAPADLIRFDPDEPFVVDPAELHSRCKNTPFDTARLQGRVKSTYVAGESVFERRDG from the coding sequence ATGCCGACGCATGCGCCTCTCCTCTTCGTCAACGCCCGCCTCGTCGATCCCGCCTCCGGCGTGGAGACTCGCGGGGGACTCCTCGTTCGCGATGGAAAGATCGCCGATCTCGGACCGGCGCTGAAGCCCGACGCCGCGCCGCAAAGCGCGCGCATCGTCGATTGCGCGGGCGATGTGCTCGCGCCCGGCCTCATCGACATGCAGGCCTTCGTCGGCGAGCCGGGGGCCGAGCATCGCGAGACCATCGCCACCGCCACCGCCGCCGCCGCCGCCGGGGGCGTCACCACCATCGTCGCCACGCCCGGCACCTCGCCGCCCGTCGACGATCCGGCGGTCGTCGATTTCGTGCTGCGCCGCGCCCGCGACACCGGCCGCGTGCGCGTATTGCCCATGGCCGCGCTCACCAAGGGGCGCGAGGGGCGGGAGATCTCCGAATTCGGCCTGCTGCGCGAGGCCGGCGCGATCGCTTTTTGCGACGGCAAACGCTCGCTGCGCAACGCCCAGACCATGCGCCGGGCCATGACCTACGCCCGCGATTTCGACGCGCTGATCATTCATTTCCCGGAGGATCGCGATCTCGTCGGCGAGGGCGTGATGAATGACGGCGAGCTGGCGATCCGCCTCGGCCTCGCCGGCGTGCCACGAGAGGCCGAGGCCATCATCGTCGATCGCGATCTGCGGCTCGCGGCGCTGACCGGCGCGCGCTATCACGCCTCCATCGTCGCCAATGGCCTGTCGCTGGCGGCGCTGGAAACGGCCAAGGCGAGCGGCCTGCGGGTGAGCTGCGGGACCACGATCAACCATCTGACGCTCAACGAGAACGACATTGGCGACTACCGCACCTTTCTGAAGCTGCGGCCGCCGCTGCGCCATGAGGACGAGCGTCGCCTGCTGGTCGAAGCCGTGGCGAGCGGGCTCATCGACGTCATCGTCTCCGACCATGATCCGCAGGATGTGGAGACGAAGCGCCTGCCCTTCGCCGAGGCCGAGGCCGGCGCCGTCGGCCTCGAGACCATGCTGGCGGCGGGATTGCGGCTCGTCCATTCGGGCGATGTTCCACTGGCCACGCTGCTGCGGGCCATGTCGACGCGGCCAGCGGAAATTCTGCGTCTGGAGCAGGGACGCCTCGCCAAAGGCGCGCCGGCCGATCTCATTCGCTTCGATCCCGACGAGCCCTTCGTCGTCGACCCGGCCGAGTTGCATTCCCGCTGCAAGAACACGCCTTTCGACACTGCGCGTCTGCAAGGTCGGGTGAAATCGACCTATGTCGCGGGAGAATCCGTCTTCGAGAGGCGAGACGGCTAA
- a CDS encoding arylesterase: MTFARPAAAEPLRVVAFGDSLSAGFQLPADAAFPAQLEARLKNDGYDARVVNAAVSGDTTRGGVSRLSYALRDGGDLLILELGANDMLLGFEPAVTRANLEKIVSTAQERGLDVLLAGMLANANFGEDHKKSFDAIFPELAARRGLPLYPFFLDGVVGEKGMTLVDGLHPSRAGVARIVAGVAPLVEKSLDSLQSKRREAAQR, translated from the coding sequence ATGACGTTCGCGCGCCCTGCGGCGGCCGAGCCTCTGCGCGTCGTCGCCTTCGGCGACAGTCTGAGCGCGGGCTTTCAGCTTCCGGCCGACGCCGCCTTTCCGGCGCAGCTCGAGGCGCGGCTGAAGAATGACGGCTATGACGCCCGCGTCGTCAACGCCGCCGTTTCCGGCGACACGACCCGAGGCGGAGTTTCCCGGCTCTCCTATGCGCTGCGCGACGGCGGGGATCTGCTGATCCTGGAGCTCGGCGCCAATGACATGCTGCTCGGCTTCGAGCCGGCGGTGACGCGCGCAAACCTCGAGAAGATCGTCTCCACCGCGCAGGAGCGAGGACTCGACGTGCTGCTCGCCGGAATGCTGGCCAACGCCAATTTCGGCGAGGATCACAAAAAATCCTTCGACGCGATTTTCCCCGAGCTCGCCGCGCGGCGCGGCCTGCCGCTCTATCCCTTCTTTCTCGACGGCGTCGTCGGCGAAAAGGGCATGACTCTCGTCGACGGGCTGCATCCGAGCCGGGCGGGCGTCGCGAGGATCGTCGCCGGCGTCGCGCCGCTCGTCGAAAAGAGCCTCGATTCGTTGCAATCCAAGCGCCGGGAGGCCGCGCAGCGCTGA
- a CDS encoding DUF1499 domain-containing protein, with the protein MLRHIPEEPVSNAAVWCRRLAVFALPVAAIAVLLARANAVEPQASLAVLGGAILVALVALLLFLAACVVIWQEGRRGLGEALGGAFLAALTLGYPAYLAVQAVRLPVLSDISTDTSDPPRFSTSRAAAAARAGFTPGAFDSDSAERQREGYPDIEPIVVDLEPDEAFQLVLETAASRGWRVIDQRPPGGRSGVGHIDFLDRTLVMGFGDDITVRLRPLAGQTRIDVRSASRTGRHDFGANAKRIRQFAEELQAGLNEK; encoded by the coding sequence ATGCTGCGCCATATCCCAGAAGAGCCCGTCTCCAACGCCGCGGTCTGGTGCCGGCGGCTCGCGGTTTTCGCGTTGCCGGTGGCGGCCATCGCCGTGCTTCTCGCGCGCGCCAATGCGGTCGAGCCGCAGGCGTCTCTCGCCGTGCTCGGCGGCGCGATCCTCGTCGCGCTGGTCGCGCTGCTGCTCTTTCTGGCGGCCTGCGTCGTCATTTGGCAGGAGGGCCGGCGCGGGCTGGGCGAGGCGCTCGGCGGCGCCTTTCTCGCCGCGCTGACGCTCGGCTATCCGGCCTATCTCGCCGTCCAGGCCGTGCGCCTGCCCGTGCTCTCGGACATCTCGACCGACACTTCCGATCCACCGCGCTTTTCCACATCCCGCGCGGCGGCGGCGGCGCGCGCCGGCTTCACGCCCGGCGCTTTCGACTCCGATTCCGCGGAGCGGCAGCGGGAGGGCTATCCCGACATAGAGCCGATCGTCGTCGATCTCGAGCCGGACGAAGCCTTTCAGCTCGTGCTGGAGACGGCTGCGAGCCGTGGCTGGCGGGTCATCGATCAGCGCCCGCCGGGCGGACGTTCCGGCGTCGGCCATATCGACTTTCTCGACCGCACTCTGGTGATGGGCTTCGGCGACGACATCACGGTGCGGCTGCGCCCGCTCGCCGGCCAGACGCGCATCGATGTGCGCTCGGCCTCACGCACCGGGCGGCACGATTTCGGAGCCAATGCGAAGCGGATCAGGCAATTCGCGGAAGAGCTGCAAGCGGGGCTGAATGAGAAGTGA
- a CDS encoding ABC transporter permease — protein sequence MSSNDAKSPRAALRRLSPSPSQGRDASLEETLGRETPLVPTSSIAGRSLVIVIAIMTFLAALSAGAALMVADASVDWRRDVAREASVQIRSVVGRDIEADVSRATAVLVAAEGVRDVRVYTKAESEALLAPWLGQGLDFAELPAPRMIVVKLDDSRHIDLDALRRELAQALPSAALDDHRLWVERLGQMARTVVAVAALVFVLIVVAMGLAVAFATRAAMVGNREIIEVLHLVGAADKYIAQQFQRRFLALGLRGGFIGGASAMVFFLFCGYLANRWTATPDGDQLEAMFGSFSLGPLGFTVVGGISAAAGLLTGFMSQEIVFRQLRRLDGAE from the coding sequence ATGTCTTCGAATGACGCGAAATCGCCCCGCGCGGCCTTGCGCCGGCTCTCCCCGTCTCCGAGCCAAGGGCGCGACGCCTCGCTGGAGGAGACGCTCGGCCGCGAGACGCCGCTCGTTCCCACCTCCTCCATCGCCGGGCGCTCGCTCGTCATCGTCATCGCCATCATGACCTTTCTCGCGGCGCTCTCGGCCGGAGCGGCGCTGATGGTCGCCGACGCCAGCGTCGACTGGCGGCGCGATGTGGCGCGCGAGGCGAGCGTGCAGATCCGCTCTGTCGTCGGCCGCGACATAGAAGCCGACGTCAGCCGCGCGACCGCCGTTCTCGTCGCCGCCGAAGGCGTGCGCGACGTGCGCGTCTACACCAAGGCCGAGTCCGAGGCGCTGCTCGCGCCCTGGCTCGGCCAGGGCCTCGACTTCGCCGAGCTGCCCGCCCCCCGCATGATCGTCGTCAAGCTGGACGACAGCCGCCACATCGATCTCGACGCGCTGCGCCGGGAGCTCGCGCAGGCCCTGCCGAGCGCCGCGCTGGACGATCATCGGCTCTGGGTGGAGCGTCTCGGCCAGATGGCGCGCACTGTGGTGGCGGTGGCGGCGCTCGTCTTCGTGCTGATCGTCGTCGCCATGGGGCTCGCCGTCGCCTTCGCCACGCGAGCGGCCATGGTCGGCAATCGCGAGATCATAGAGGTGCTGCATCTGGTCGGCGCCGCGGACAAATACATCGCCCAGCAGTTTCAGCGCCGCTTTCTGGCGCTCGGGCTCAGGGGCGGCTTCATCGGCGGCGCCTCGGCCATGGTCTTTTTTCTCTTTTGCGGCTATCTCGCCAACCGCTGGACCGCGACGCCGGACGGCGACCAGCTCGAGGCCATGTTCGGCAGCTTTTCCCTGGGGCCCCTCGGTTTCACCGTGGTCGGCGGCATTTCCGCGGCGGCCGGGCTGCTCACCGGCTTCATGTCGCAGGAGATCGTCTTCCGCCAATTGCGGCGGCTGGACGGGGCCGAATAG
- the tuf gene encoding elongation factor Tu translates to MAKEKFSRTKPHCNIGTIGHVDHGKTSLTAAITKVLAESGGATFTAYDQIDKAPEERARGITISTAHVEYETANRHYAHVDCPGHADYVKNMITGAAQMDGAILVVSAADGPMPQTREHILLARQVGVPALVVFLNKVDMVDDPELLELVELEVRELLSKYEFPGDDIPITKGSALAALENKTPEIGHDAILKLMQTVDEYIPQPERPKDQPFLMPVEDVFSISGRGTVVTGRVERGVVKVGEEVEVVGIRPTIKTTVTGVEMFRKLLDQGEAGDNIGALLRGTKREDVERGQVLAKPGSVKPHTKFKAEAYILTKEEGGRHTPFFTNYRPQFYFRTTDVTGIVTLPEGVEMVMPGDNVAMEVNLIVPIAMEEKLRFAIREGGRTVGAGVVASIIE, encoded by the coding sequence ATGGCCAAGGAAAAATTCTCACGCACGAAGCCGCATTGCAACATCGGCACGATCGGTCACGTGGACCATGGCAAGACGTCGCTGACGGCGGCGATCACCAAGGTTCTGGCCGAGAGCGGCGGCGCGACCTTCACGGCCTATGACCAGATCGACAAGGCCCCCGAGGAGCGCGCCCGCGGCATCACCATCTCGACGGCGCACGTCGAATATGAGACCGCCAATCGCCATTACGCCCACGTCGACTGCCCCGGCCACGCCGATTATGTGAAGAACATGATCACCGGCGCCGCGCAGATGGACGGCGCGATCCTCGTCGTCTCCGCCGCCGACGGCCCCATGCCGCAGACGCGCGAGCATATTCTGCTCGCCCGCCAGGTCGGCGTGCCGGCGCTGGTCGTGTTTCTGAACAAGGTCGATATGGTCGACGATCCGGAGCTGCTCGAGCTCGTCGAGCTCGAAGTGCGCGAGCTGCTGTCGAAATACGAGTTCCCCGGCGACGATATTCCGATCACCAAGGGCTCGGCTCTGGCGGCGCTCGAGAACAAGACGCCGGAAATCGGCCATGATGCGATCCTGAAGCTGATGCAGACGGTCGATGAATATATTCCGCAGCCGGAGCGTCCGAAGGATCAGCCCTTCCTGATGCCGGTGGAGGACGTGTTCTCGATCTCGGGCCGCGGCACGGTGGTGACGGGTCGCGTCGAGCGCGGCGTGGTCAAGGTCGGCGAGGAAGTCGAGGTCGTCGGCATTCGTCCGACGATCAAGACGACGGTGACGGGCGTCGAAATGTTCCGCAAGCTGCTCGATCAGGGCGAGGCGGGCGACAATATCGGCGCGCTGCTGCGCGGCACCAAGCGCGAGGACGTGGAGCGCGGCCAGGTTCTGGCCAAGCCCGGCTCCGTGAAGCCGCACACCAAGTTCAAGGCGGAAGCCTATATTCTGACGAAGGAAGAGGGCGGCCGTCATACGCCGTTCTTCACCAACTATCGTCCGCAATTCTACTTCCGCACGACCGATGTGACGGGCATTGTGACCCTTCCCGAGGGCGTCGAAATGGTGATGCCGGGCGATAATGTGGCGATGGAGGTGAACCTCATCGTTCCGATCGCCATGGAGGAGAAGCTGCGCTTCGCTATTCGCGAAGGCGGCCGCACCGTCGGCGCCGGCGTCGTCGCCTCGATCATCGAATAA
- a CDS encoding 1-acyl-sn-glycerol-3-phosphate acyltransferase produces MLFLRSVLFHIVFYVNLMTLQILWLPGLLMKRQASMQLGRVWGRTSLFWLEKIVGLKFEFRGLENIPKGPIIVACKHQSMWETFVLPLHSPDFSYILKRELVFIPFFGWYLMGAEQVGIDRAKGGKLLPQLIEKTKALFAEGRQLFIFPEGTRRPAGAPPLYKFGVAHLYRETGAACLPVALNSGLFWARRAWIVRPGTVVIEYLPPIPAGLAPREFFQRMQDTIEAASDRLIEEAVARDPSLAAVVERGRKADEATAES; encoded by the coding sequence ATGCTCTTCCTGCGCTCGGTGCTGTTCCACATCGTTTTTTACGTCAATCTCATGACGCTGCAGATACTCTGGCTGCCCGGCCTGCTGATGAAGCGGCAGGCCTCGATGCAGCTCGGCCGCGTCTGGGGGCGAACGTCGCTCTTTTGGCTCGAGAAGATCGTCGGGCTGAAATTCGAGTTTCGCGGCCTCGAGAATATCCCCAAAGGTCCGATCATCGTCGCCTGCAAGCATCAGTCGATGTGGGAGACCTTCGTCCTGCCGCTGCATTCGCCGGATTTCTCCTACATCCTCAAGCGTGAGCTGGTATTCATCCCCTTTTTCGGCTGGTATCTGATGGGCGCGGAGCAGGTCGGCATCGACCGCGCCAAGGGCGGCAAGCTGCTGCCGCAGCTCATCGAGAAGACCAAGGCGCTATTCGCCGAGGGTCGGCAATTGTTTATTTTTCCGGAAGGCACGCGGCGCCCGGCCGGCGCGCCGCCGCTCTATAAATTCGGCGTCGCCCATCTCTATCGCGAGACCGGCGCGGCCTGCCTGCCGGTGGCGCTGAATTCCGGCCTGTTCTGGGCGCGCCGGGCTTGGATCGTGCGGCCGGGAACGGTGGTCATAGAATATCTGCCGCCGATTCCGGCGGGGCTCGCGCCGCGAGAGTTCTTTCAGCGCATGCAGGATACGATCGAGGCCGCCTCCGACCGCCTCATCGAAGAGGCGGTCGCGCGCGATCCCTCGCTCGCCGCCGTCGTGGAGCGCGGACGCAAAGCCGATGAGGCGACCGCCGAATCCTAG
- the ftsE gene encoding cell division ATP-binding protein FtsE — MLTFENVGLRYGSGSEILSDLAFSIAPRSFQFLTGPSGSGKTTLLKLVLMSLKPTRGRITLFGKDAETLDKDAVTEIRRRIGVVFQDFRLLDHLTLYENVALPLRVIGREETSYRAEVLELLRWVGLDERISSLPSVLSGGEKQRAAIARALIVRPELLLADEPTGNLDPTLARRLLRLFVELHKSGTSVVIATHDLALMDQYESARRLVLADGRLHVFE; from the coding sequence TTGCTGACCTTCGAGAACGTCGGCCTGCGCTATGGAAGCGGCAGCGAGATATTGAGCGATCTCGCCTTTTCCATTGCGCCGCGTTCGTTCCAATTCCTCACCGGACCGTCCGGCTCCGGCAAGACGACGCTGCTGAAGCTCGTCTTGATGTCGCTGAAGCCGACGCGCGGACGAATCACCCTCTTCGGCAAGGACGCCGAAACGCTCGACAAGGACGCGGTGACCGAGATCCGGCGGCGCATCGGCGTCGTCTTCCAGGACTTCCGCCTGCTGGACCATTTGACCCTCTACGAGAATGTCGCTCTGCCGCTGCGCGTCATCGGCCGCGAGGAGACGAGCTATCGCGCCGAGGTGCTGGAGCTGCTGCGCTGGGTGGGGCTCGACGAGCGCATCTCCAGCCTGCCGAGCGTGCTCTCGGGCGGCGAAAAGCAGCGCGCCGCCATCGCCCGCGCGCTGATCGTGCGGCCGGAGCTGCTGCTCGCCGACGAGCCGACCGGCAATCTCGATCCGACGCTGGCGCGGCGTCTGCTGCGGCTCTTCGTCGAATTGCACAAGAGCGGAACCTCGGTCGTCATCGCCACCCATGATCTGGCTCTGATGGACCAATATGAGAGCGCGCGCCGGCTGGTGCTCGCGGACGGGCGGCTGCATGTCTTCGAATGA
- the thpR gene encoding RNA 2',3'-cyclic phosphodiesterase, translated as MPRLFTALEIPTLVAGDLAALRGGLPGARWIDAENYHITLRFIGDVDDALGHDAAMTLAAIRRPPVSIALEELSSFGGDKPRAIVVKARADSALAELQAEQERLLRRIGIPPEPRKFVPHVTLARLRGASCSSVATYLGTRGYFPPMRFEAARFVLFSSRDSVGGGPYIVEADYPLRDRKAVGAGQRELTAYDR; from the coding sequence ATGCCCAGACTGTTCACCGCCCTCGAAATCCCCACTCTCGTCGCCGGCGATCTCGCCGCGCTGCGCGGAGGCCTTCCGGGAGCCCGCTGGATCGACGCCGAAAATTATCACATCACCCTGCGTTTCATCGGGGATGTGGACGATGCGCTCGGCCATGACGCCGCTATGACGCTCGCCGCGATCCGCCGGCCCCCGGTCTCGATCGCGCTCGAGGAGCTGTCGAGCTTCGGAGGCGACAAACCGCGCGCCATCGTGGTGAAGGCGCGCGCCGATTCGGCTCTCGCCGAGCTGCAGGCGGAGCAGGAGCGACTGCTGCGGCGCATCGGCATTCCGCCCGAGCCGCGCAAATTCGTGCCGCATGTGACGCTCGCCCGCCTGCGCGGGGCGTCCTGCTCGTCGGTCGCGACCTATCTCGGAACGCGCGGCTATTTCCCGCCCATGCGCTTCGAGGCGGCGCGCTTCGTGCTGTTCTCCTCGCGCGATTCGGTCGGGGGCGGCCCCTATATCGTCGAGGCCGACTATCCGCTGCGCGACCGCAAGGCCGTCGGCGCCGGTCAGCGAGAGCTCACCGCCTACGATCGTTAG
- a CDS encoding TonB-dependent receptor — MLGSRISLVALMVAAAPALQARAQEALPDIDIIATSPEAGAGIEKSKISTNPITISRKDLDRDHAILVTETLARRNASININEVAGNPFQPDVTYRGFSASPVAGTPQGLAVYQDGVRINEAFGDVVNWDLIPTVAIANGDIVSGNPLFGLNALGGALTLEMKNGFTWQGFEADGRGGSYGRRFGSLQYGKQIDNWAAYLAFEGIGDGGWRQRSGSSVLRGYADLGYKGDKTEFHLNFTGAGTRLGAAAATPIDLLQRGGYGSIFTTPQTSNNDLAFVNFRGAYEATNHLKFNGNAYFRQFRQEHVDGNLADVERCSSNAFICQDNDPFLVNVPTNAQRRLRDVSGNFIPASVLAGGVAASVDKTKTDSRSYGFALQGTYDEAIFGFKNKLVVGGSHDRQFVDFRGYSELGVLQPDLSVASTGLVYQNAVPEGGFQQVSVGGRNFYWGVYALDTLDVTDKLTVTAGLRFNSADIALFDHRGVSLNSNAIYQRVNPVAGLTYNFLPEFTVYGNYSEANRAPTALENGCSDRLHPCMIDGFLVSDPPLRQVVARTWEVGFRGYHPIGPDNGRLDYHAGLFRTESSDDILALPSDVIQGRGYYANVGQTRRQGVEAGVTWRNDFLALYADYALIDATFRSSLTLNSGDNPFADANGQIHVRPGNVLPGIPRHRVKLGFDYNITPEWKFGLDYILTSGVHLAGDEANLDKTLPSWGIVNLKTSYKIMDNVEVYALVQNLFDRRYYTFGTYFETAALSGFGNPRTVGPGAPIAAYGGVKVKF, encoded by the coding sequence ATGCTTGGTTCCCGAATTTCCCTCGTCGCGCTGATGGTCGCCGCGGCGCCTGCGCTGCAGGCCCGCGCCCAGGAGGCGCTGCCCGATATCGACATTATCGCGACATCGCCGGAGGCGGGCGCGGGGATCGAAAAGTCGAAGATTTCCACCAATCCGATCACCATATCGCGCAAGGATCTCGACCGCGATCACGCAATCCTGGTCACCGAGACGCTGGCGCGGCGCAACGCCTCGATCAACATCAACGAGGTGGCCGGCAATCCCTTCCAGCCGGATGTGACCTATCGCGGCTTCTCGGCCTCGCCGGTGGCCGGCACGCCGCAGGGTCTCGCCGTCTATCAGGACGGCGTGCGCATCAACGAAGCCTTCGGCGACGTGGTCAATTGGGATCTGATCCCGACTGTCGCCATCGCCAATGGCGACATCGTCAGCGGCAATCCGCTGTTCGGCCTCAATGCGCTGGGCGGCGCGCTGACGCTCGAGATGAAGAACGGCTTCACCTGGCAGGGCTTCGAGGCGGACGGCCGCGGCGGCTCTTACGGAAGGCGCTTCGGCTCGCTGCAATATGGCAAGCAGATCGACAATTGGGCCGCCTATCTCGCTTTCGAGGGCATTGGCGACGGCGGCTGGCGGCAGCGTTCGGGCTCCTCTGTGCTGCGCGGCTACGCCGATCTCGGCTATAAGGGCGACAAGACCGAATTCCATTTGAATTTCACCGGCGCGGGCACGCGGCTCGGCGCGGCGGCGGCGACTCCGATCGATCTGCTGCAGCGGGGCGGATACGGCTCCATCTTCACGACGCCGCAAACCTCCAACAATGATCTCGCCTTCGTGAATTTCAGGGGCGCCTATGAGGCGACGAACCATCTGAAGTTCAACGGCAACGCCTATTTCCGACAGTTCCGGCAGGAGCATGTCGACGGCAATCTGGCGGATGTCGAGCGCTGTAGCTCGAACGCCTTCATCTGTCAGGACAATGATCCGTTCCTGGTCAATGTGCCGACCAACGCCCAGCGTCGTCTGCGCGACGTCTCCGGCAATTTCATTCCCGCCTCGGTCCTCGCCGGCGGCGTGGCGGCGAGCGTCGACAAGACGAAGACCGATTCCCGCTCCTATGGCTTCGCGCTGCAGGGGACTTATGACGAGGCGATCTTCGGCTTCAAGAACAAGCTCGTCGTCGGCGGCTCGCATGATCGTCAATTCGTCGACTTCCGCGGCTATTCCGAGCTCGGCGTGCTGCAGCCCGATCTTTCCGTGGCCTCGACCGGGCTCGTCTATCAGAACGCCGTTCCCGAGGGCGGCTTCCAGCAGGTGAGCGTCGGCGGCCGCAATTTCTATTGGGGCGTCTATGCGCTCGACACGCTGGATGTGACCGACAAGCTCACCGTCACCGCGGGCCTGCGCTTCAACAGCGCGGATATCGCGCTCTTCGATCACCGCGGCGTCTCGCTGAACAGCAATGCCATCTATCAGCGGGTCAATCCAGTCGCTGGCCTCACCTATAATTTCCTGCCCGAATTCACCGTCTACGGCAATTACTCGGAAGCCAATCGCGCGCCGACGGCGCTGGAGAACGGCTGCTCGGACCGCCTGCATCCCTGCATGATCGATGGTTTCCTCGTCTCCGATCCGCCGCTGCGGCAGGTGGTGGCGCGGACCTGGGAAGTGGGCTTTCGCGGCTATCACCCCATCGGCCCCGACAATGGCCGTCTCGACTATCACGCCGGCTTGTTTCGAACCGAGAGCTCGGACGACATTCTCGCGCTGCCTTCCGACGTGATCCAAGGCCGCGGCTATTACGCCAATGTCGGCCAGACGCGCCGGCAGGGCGTGGAAGCCGGCGTCACTTGGCGTAACGACTTCCTGGCGCTCTACGCCGATTACGCGCTCATCGACGCGACCTTCCGCTCTTCTCTGACGCTGAATTCCGGCGACAATCCCTTCGCCGACGCCAATGGCCAGATTCACGTGCGTCCGGGCAATGTGCTGCCGGGCATTCCGCGCCATCGCGTCAAGCTCGGCTTCGATTACAACATCACGCCGGAATGGAAGTTCGGTCTCGACTATATTTTGACGAGCGGCGTGCATCTGGCCGGCGACGAGGCCAATCTCGACAAGACTCTGCCGTCCTGGGGGATCGTCAATCTGAAGACCTCCTACAAGATCATGGATAATGTCGAAGTCTATGCGCTGGTGCAGAATCTCTTCGATCGGCGCTACTATACTTTCGGCACTTATTTCGAAACCGCGGCGCTGTCGGGCTTCGGCAATCCGCGCACCGTCGGACCGGGCGCGCCGATCGCCGCCTATGGCGGAGTCAAGGTCAAGTTCTGA
- a CDS encoding YdcF family protein yields the protein MFFVCFLASAFVAGFIGFALSLERTESTLTVQADGVVVLTGGSDRVFEAGGLLARGQARRLLITGVNRATRGHEIAKLLPVSRELFDCCVDLGYRAQDTIGNALETRDWARARGIGKGSLIIVTSNYHMPRALAELSAALPEVELYPFSVVSDHLRVEDWLDDLAVTRLIAAEYVKYLYVLLRTRLLEPGFSATASGPAGATAVSEPRLPPR from the coding sequence TTGTTTTTCGTTTGCTTTCTCGCCTCGGCCTTTGTCGCCGGCTTCATCGGCTTCGCCCTCTCGCTGGAGCGGACCGAATCGACGCTGACCGTGCAGGCCGACGGCGTCGTGGTGCTGACCGGCGGCTCCGATCGCGTCTTTGAGGCGGGAGGCCTTCTGGCGCGCGGCCAGGCGCGCCGGCTTCTCATCACCGGCGTCAATCGCGCGACGCGCGGCCATGAGATCGCCAAGCTCCTGCCCGTCTCGCGCGAGCTCTTCGACTGCTGCGTCGATCTCGGCTATCGCGCCCAGGACACGATCGGCAACGCGCTGGAGACGCGCGACTGGGCGCGGGCGCGCGGAATCGGCAAAGGCTCGCTCATCATCGTCACCTCCAATTATCACATGCCGCGCGCGCTGGCCGAGCTCTCGGCGGCGCTGCCCGAGGTCGAGCTCTACCCCTTCTCCGTCGTCAGCGATCATCTACGCGTCGAGGACTGGCTCGACGATTTGGCGGTGACGCGGCTCATCGCGGCCGAATATGTCAAATATCTCTATGTGCTGCTGCGCACTCGGCTGCTCGAGCCGGGCTTTTCGGCCACCGCTTCCGGACCGGCCGGCGCGACCGCCGTCTCGGAGCCGCGGCTGCCGCCGCGCTGA